One genomic region from Salvia hispanica cultivar TCC Black 2014 chromosome 2, UniMelb_Shisp_WGS_1.0, whole genome shotgun sequence encodes:
- the LOC125207504 gene encoding uncharacterized protein LOC125207504 gives MAATARSFCKSIDVYDHDIHLRTLRTLGFPTSLIFMDSFKESGGSMLATTEGSQLSVWDLRVKENGGCVQRIMGSVGNMLYAVSMSSSGNIAVGGEDRTVTVYDPRRWCATSRWLNCSKYEITGLCFSSVDPNYLYVQGVDYEIMCGQWRESEKAFSFRGDSNWLGFSKCSDRDILAGWCDSGSIFVADASEKNVEMHV, from the exons ATG GCAGCTACTGCCCGCAGCTTTTGCAAGAGCATTGATGTTTATGATCATGATATTCATCTACGCACTTTACGTAC ATTGGGGTTCCCAACCTCGCTAATTTTCATGGACAGTTTTAAGGAGAGCGGAGGTTCAATGTTAGCCACCACAGAAGGTTCCCAG CTAAGTGTATGGGATTTACGAGTGAAAGAAAATGGGGGCTGTGTGCAAAGAATCATGGGATCTGTTGGAAACATGTTATATGCAGTCAGTATGTCTTCATCTGGTAATATTGCTGTTGGTGGTGAAGACCGCACTGTGACTGTCTATGATCCACGCAG ATGGTGTGCAACATCTAGATGGCTGAACTGTTCAAAATACGAG ATAACTGGACTTTGTTTTTCTTCCGTTGATCCGAATTATCTATATGTACAAGGAGTTGATTATGAG ATTATGTGTGGACAATGGAGAGAAAGTGAGAAGGCCTTTTCATTTAGAGGGGACTCAAACTGGCTTGGATTTAGCAAG TGTTCCGATAGGGATATTTTGGCTGGATGGTGCGACTCGGGCAGCATATTTGTTGCTGATGCCTCTGAGAAGAACGTTGAAATGCATGTCTGA